In a single window of the Nicotiana tomentosiformis chromosome 8, ASM39032v3, whole genome shotgun sequence genome:
- the LOC104099791 gene encoding uncharacterized protein, which produces MFKPKIKRVKIALSKWSKLTYGDIFKQLALREDVVRVKEMLFEEAVENRIVLQKAQSELKRYLSIDEQYWKQKAGMSWFEEGDRNTRFFHNHVNGKRQKLQLKIIQNHDVSSDQNLELCRIPTIEEVKAAELPLSVKVQSGFVKGRSIFENILLTQEIIIDIRLRGKPANVVIKLDMAKAYDRVSWKYLMHVLRKMGFVECFINMIWNLLSNNWYSVLINGQASGYFHSTRGVK; this is translated from the exons ATGTTCAAACCGAAAATAAAAAGAGTCAAGATTGCTCTTTCGAAATGGAGCAAGCTCACTTATGGGGATATCTTCAAACAACTAGCTTTAAGGGAAGATGTAGTCAGAGTAAAGGAAATGCTTTTTGAAGAAGCTGTAGAGAATAGAATTGTACTTCAAAAAGCACAATCTGAGTTAAAGAGATATCTCAGCATTGATGAGCAGTATTGGAAACAAAAAGCAGGAATGTCCTGGTTTGAAGAAGGAGACAGAAATACTAGATTTTTTCACAACCATGTCAATGGTAAAAGGCAGAAGCTCCAACTAAAGATAATCCAAAACCATGATG TGTCTAGTGATCAGAACTTAGAGCTTTGTAGGATTCCTACTATTGAGGAGGTAAAGGCAGCAGAATTACCATTGAGTGTGAAAGTGCAG TCAGGATTTGTCAAGgggagaagtatatttgaaaatattCTGTTAACTCAGGAAATTATTATTGACATAAGATTAAGGGGAAAACCTGCCAATGTAGTTATCAAACTTGACATGGCAAAGGCATATGATAGGGTATCCTGGAAGTATTTAATGCATGTTTTGAGAAAAATGGGATTTGTAGAATGCTTCATCAACATGATATGGAATCTACTTTCCAACAACTGGTATTCTGTTCTGATTAATGGTCAAGCTTCTGGATATTTTCACTCAACAAGAGGTGTCAAGTAA